The Oncorhynchus clarkii lewisi isolate Uvic-CL-2024 chromosome 8, UVic_Ocla_1.0, whole genome shotgun sequence nucleotide sequence gtttgatgccatgcTATTTGCTCTGTTCCAGATATTATTatcagccgtcctcccctcagcagcctccactgctgttagTCCATGGGATCCTGGCAGTGTGTGCAGTAGGCCATGTCATCAGAGTAGGGCTCCACCTGGATGGTGGTTCTGTAGAAACCAAACTTGGTTTGGAGGATCTCTGTAGCCTCCTTAAGGACACTCTGGGGATCGGCATTCTCCTCTGGGAAACAATGGCCATAACAGATGTCAACAATCATGCTTTTTGGGCTGTAATGTCTAATAGTTTAGTTGCTTGTGTCAACTGGTTTCTGTTGGCCACTACTGGCAGCATGTGAATCAACATGGTAGATGGTGCACGCACAATCTAAATGGAGTGATGTCATGTGTCAGACTAAGGAAGGCTGGGTCTCACCGATGGCTACATGGACGGAGACCAGGGTCTGTCCCGCGGTCAAGGCCCACAGGCGCAGGTTGTGCATAGACTTCACCATCTTCAGAGACAGCAACACCTCCTTCACCGAGTTAAACTCTATTCCCTTAGGAGCCCCTGTAGAATGAGGACAGAGGCCTAGCCCATTCAAAAAAGCTAATGGAACACAAGGCAATGCTTTATTGTGcatttttatataaataaatgaaTTGACAAACTGAGGAAAATGTCTGAATAAACAATTTTATTGTTTTGAATTCACCTTGGCTCACTTCAGAGCAGGAGAAACAGAAAAGGCTGTTGAGTTTACCTTCCATGAGTATCCTGAAAACATCCCTGAGTATGGTGATGGTGGTCCCAAGGACAAACACAGAGAAGAGGAAGGTACAAATGGGATCTGCTACTTTGTATTCAGGCTGCAACAGAAGGTCCACAGGAGAGAGAATGACACAAGCAGAAGACAGTGGCATCAGAGGGTGATGGGGTGCTGCTCTACTGATGCCATAGCACATTAGGCCACTTGGATCACAGGGAGGGTTTCTAATGGAAGAGCAACATCTTGCAGGGTGATGAGACGTTAACCCCTTCCTACTGAGACTGAGCGACATCAATAGCACAACAGTTGTATCTCTCCAAATGGTATATTGTTAGATGTCAATGTATGACTTTTTGCCCAAGAACCTGACATTTTCAGTGAACATGAATATGTTGCActgtaaataaatacagtatgggcctcccaagtggtgcagtgctagctgtgccactagagaccctggttcgaatccaggctctgtcgcagccggccacgacagggagacccatggggcggcgcacaatttgcccagcgtcgtctgggttagcagagggtttggccggcagggatgttcttgtcccatcgcccACTAGCGATTCCTGTGGCCGGACGGATacagtgcacactgacacggttgccaggtgtacgccGTTTcgcagacacattggtgcggctggcttccgggttaagaagcagtgcggcttggctgggttgtgtttcggaggacgcacggctctcgaccttcgcctacagcgatgggacaagactaactaccaattggataccacgaaaacgGGGAGTAAAAGGGTTCCAAAAATGTTATGTTatactgtaaaataaatacagtataacACAAGCCATAATGTAAGTGTACTGTAAGGTGTAAACACTAGTATTTGTTACTGACCCTGTAGAAGATGACGATGGCAGCCACTAGGACCCCAACACTCTGTAGGAGATCTCCCAACACGTGAATGAAGGCTGCTCTCACACTGGTGTTGCCATGGCCATGGCCCAGCAGGGTGTGGGAGTGGCCCACATGGGAGTGGCTGTGACCCAAAGGGCTCTGCCCGTTCTCGTCTATTTGCTGGTAGCCTGAGCTCTGGGCATGGaaggtggtggagtggtggaggatGTACGCCATgctaaa carries:
- the LOC139415601 gene encoding proton-coupled zinc antiporter SLC30A2-like; translation: MDTTVNSGRNSEKSHLVHEMNAKMYSLKSSSSDSKEDYPNFPLEKEDVAGAIKLKQPVGAHCHDNKAVSEENHDALLAKKKLYIASIVCLIFMIGEIIGGYLAHSLAIMTDAAHLLTDFGSMMVSLFSLWISSRPPTKTMTFGWHRSEILGALVSVMSIWIVTGVLVYLAMERIVKNDFEINSQAMLITSGCAVIVNIIMAYILHHSTTFHAQSSGYQQIDENGQSPLGHSHSHVGHSHTLLGHGHGNTSVRAAFIHVLGDLLQSVGVLVAAIVIFYRPEYKVADPICTFLFSVFVLGTTITILRDVFRILMEGAPKGIEFNSVKEVLLSLKMVKSMHNLRLWALTAGQTLVSVHVAIEENADPQSVLKEATEILQTKFGFYRTTIQVEPYSDDMAYCTHCQDPMD